In Acipenser ruthenus chromosome 25, fAciRut3.2 maternal haplotype, whole genome shotgun sequence, the sequence GCCACGCAGCAGGAGAAGAAGGTGGTCCATGGTGGTGAAGCTGGGGTGATGAGGAGAACAAGCTACTCCAGAGGcatcaaaaaagaaaaacttctGAAAGAATCAGAAAAGGGGGAAGGGCTTTTAAACGGGACATTGTTAAAATCATTGTACTCGAATGAAATCCAGTCCAATGCAGACTCCCCAGTGAGTCAGGCAGAGCCTTTAAAAGTGAAGCCTGGCGATATCACTCAGCCTGCCGATATCACTCAGCCTGAGGAGATCTCCACTGAGCCAGGGTCAGATCAAGCTGGTTTCGTGCCCCAACACGGGGAGAAGGGGGGTTCATCGGAGAGGTTTACATTGGTGAGACCACAACAAGGTAAATAGAAAATGTAGTCATGTTTAAAGCCCATCCATCTATTTTTGATAAGCTGGAAATACAGCAGTGTGAGCCATTTCAGGTAATACTTGCCCCTTGCACACTGGCACTCATagccgggtcacaatcccgcttagtgtgaaaccacgtacctgggtcgtaccggGGTTGACCCTGGTCGCAACGACCcatctcaggatgtgggtcgacacgctttgacccgggttgagcaagacaaaatgcatgatagCCGTTCATAAGCCAACAatataacaaacagccacgcctgcgtgaaggtttctcTTCCGCAAGGGGCTCAAAATTAGGGCTAATCGGGATCTGTGAAACTAGTTGTTATAGAAATACTGGATGaagattttccatttactaattCACAGCTCCTTCAGTTGCATCAGGGCATCTTGGCTTTTAGATTGGTTCTGTGGGATGAATGACATAACTTGAGATCTAAAGATGTCCTCCTTCAGTAACACAGATCCCTTTTAGTGTGGAGGTGTCTGTTAAAACAGGACAGGCTGACCCACAGAACCACAATAAAGCCAGGTTTCCTGTAGTCAGATTTCAAGTACAATGCAACAGAAAAGAACATTTTTATGAATGCCAATTATTAAGTCCAGAAATGTCATTTGGGCCCAGGCTGTATTGACATGTTTTCCAAAGAATCTTTGGAGCAGTACGTTCCACTTTATATGCATGTAATAGATCGAGTCACTTTCTGTTCTTCAGCAGGGGAGTTTAGTCTGAAAACACAAATAGAGAGACGGAAGACAAGCCTCTACTTCTGCAGCAAATCCACCAAAGAAGGTAATATGACCGTAAAGAGATTCCTCGAAATGGACCTTCAGTTTATAAAGGGGTTTTTCTGAGtcaagtgttttttctttttgtttagctCCAAGCCCACCCAGGCGTAAAGCTTTCAGGAAATGGACCCCGCCTCGCTCTCCATTTAATCTGGTACAAGAAACGCTTTTCCATGATCCTTGGAAACTTCTGATTGCCACCATTTTCCTCAATAAAACCAGCGGTAATACATATAATGCATCAGTTCTTTGGGCATCAGTGTGGCTACagctgtggttttaaaaaaataaactataattttaatcttttatttaacatcatgtaatcaaagaaactacaaaatgatatcccaaaagtctgccggaaggcataatagtaatacagtatttcatgtttcaaatttttgtcagtttttcattaaatatgtgtaattcaatatgttaacgtaacactgTTCAGCAGGTTTgactttattaagcaaaatgtgttaattctataaggtgatgcaaaacgtttgaccacagctgtagatTACTTCAAAGGgttcatatttgtatttgttgcttTGTTATTTCAGGTAAGATGGCAATCCCAGTTCTGTGGCAGTTCCTTGATCGCTACCCATCCCCTGAAGTCACTCGTAGCACCGACTGGACAGAGATAGCAGAGCTGCTGAAGCCTCTGGGTCTGAATGAACTGAGAGCTAAAGCGATGGTGAAATTTTCAGGTAGTGCGTTTATAGATATCCTTACATCACTGACGTGCTTGATTACCTACCCTTTGTAATCTTCAATAGCATTTTCACAGACAAACTCTTAGGAGTCACATTTCAGGTTCTGTTATTTGGTGTTAAGATGAAACTTGAGTGTAAATGTAATCTGTGTCTTAACTTGCTTTCACATTGTACACAAGTTTCGCATCCATGCTTTAAATCTTTAAAGTACAAAAAACATTAAGTCCCATTTAAGCTAATAAAGCCAAACGTCTAGGACGCAAGTTTGGTGTGCTTAAAATGTTTGAACTGCAAACTGTCTAACATGCTTTCAGTATCAGTAAAGAGGGATGTTTGTGTACTCGGTGTCTTGTAGTTCTATTGTGTACCTGTGAAACTAACCTTTTTGCTGGATgcttctgattggctgaacaTTACTAActcttttttagatttttttgagCACTCACTTTAGACAAAACTTGGACCTAAGGGACTGTCTGAATCCAGATAATTTGAGGAATGAACAGTGCCTAACGCCTGTTTTGAATGGAACTCAAAACTCATAATCTCCAATTCATGTACTTTAATACAGAGCTGTAATGTTCCACCAGTAATCTTAATGATcaatttttaagcaataataaataaaccaaaatgattGATTAGTTGTTTTGGCTGACAATAATCAATGCTagttcagggatggaaagaagagtcccattccatagcagtttgatccattcctggttttactttgaatttaataagaaacatctgcgcttgtgcaataggagtcttatttccatccctgtaatcattatttatttaccttGGAATTATCTAATATTCTTTTAAGGTAAGATAGTCCAGATTAGGGCTAATGGGgttttgtgaaaccagcctttaagAAACTAAGTCAGAAAGACACATGCTTTGGCCAGTGTCATCATCAGTAAAAGTATTTACCTTACATTTTGATAAGTTCGGATACCTTGATGTTCTCAAGAAAGCCTCGTTCTTCAGAGGCCCCCGGAGCGCTTGTGGAAAGATGCTGTCAGGTAAATCTGTAAATGTGCTGTGCATTACAGATGAATACCTGACTAAGCAGTGGAAGTATCCCATTGAATTGCATGGCATTGGAAAATATGGAAATGATTCCTATAGGATATTCTGCGTCAATGAATGGAGGCAGGTTAGTAACGTTAACCAATGGGTTTCATCATACAACACATTTCATATGTACAAAAACAGCAACGTTAGAATGAAAGGATAAGATAAGACAGATACctaaataaaggggcatttacaacaaaaaaaatcagcaaTGTTAGAAATAGGATTTGGAATGAATCGGGTCATATTCTGCTTCACTCTTGTATTTTAGCTTTAAATGTGTGCTGTTTTGGTCATTCGAGCGATGTTTTAACATAAtgtgatttgcttttttttttttttttttctcaatggaCGTTTACTGTATTAtgttaccaagctttgaaaaagTGCGAAGGGGTTGTGGAGTAAATGAGATGTCCCTGTTATGATGACACGCCCCTTATGTTTTCAGTCCGTGTGTGTGCAGCCCTTTAGGAGGCCTTGCTCGCTGCCAAGAGCGGCTTGCATCTTCTTCTCAGAGCCCCTGAAGTTGTGAGATGTGAAAATAGTAAAGCCCTGGATCCTCACATAGTGAaaatgtgcagaaaaaaaaatctgattcagGGCTTGCACTGGCTGActtcataagaacatttacaaatgagaggaggccattttgaCCCATttagcttgtccggttcctagcagctgattgatctcagaactttgtcaagtggggtctgaaaggatcccagtgattctgcccaTTCcaaaccctcaccactctgtgtgaagaagggtCTCCCTCTGGGTCCTGGTTTCTCTACTGCACTTGaagtattggttcaggttaactatgtcaactagATTATATGAAACAAGTTGGTTTGGTCACAGTTCAGATTTTAAGAGTGAAATACAAATCTTGTTGCTGGCTGTTCTATAGTGCAGCCTTTGTTTCTGTCACACTGCAACGTCTCT encodes:
- the LOC117413707 gene encoding methyl-CpG-binding domain protein 4-like isoform X1, translating into MIQVKEKTDGCLKTETQEGKTVNSDPGHEVGHSKSSSGEADRCPEVPLGWVKVVRQRKSGKTAGKYDAYMISPQGKKFRSRAALQVYLQSIQEVKLTAADFDFTVPGRSNALPNPARKDSKSSNKDLKVQCDIAVETKEVALCVTEGGSESCVFSELASAFSLACVEGYEVFPESGADVNLCTKTKRGHSAAKETPARKLRGRQGRTGSGGGLRKTARKISATQQEKKVVHGGEAGVMRRTSYSRGIKKEKLLKESEKGEGLLNGTLLKSLYSNEIQSNADSPVSQAEPLKVKPGDITQPADITQPEEISTEPGSDQAGFVPQHGEKGGSSERFTLVRPQQAGEFSLKTQIERRKTSLYFCSKSTKEAPSPPRRKAFRKWTPPRSPFNLVQETLFHDPWKLLIATIFLNKTSGKMAIPVLWQFLDRYPSPEVTRSTDWTEIAELLKPLGLNELRAKAMVKFSDEYLTKQWKYPIELHGIGKYGNDSYRIFCVNEWRQVDPQDHKLNKYHAWLWENQDKLGI
- the LOC117413707 gene encoding methyl-CpG-binding domain protein 4-like isoform X2; translation: MIQVKEKTDGCLKTETQEGKTVNSDPGHEVGHSKSSSGEADRCPEVPLGWVKVVRQRKSGKTAGKYDAYMISPQGKKFRSRAALQVYLQSIQEVKLTAADFDFTVPGRSNALPNPARKDSKSSNKDLKVQCDIAVETKEVALCVTEGGSESCVFSELASAFSLACVEGYEVFPESGADVNLCTKTKRGHSAAKETPARKLRGRQGRTGSGGGLRKTARKISATQQEKKVVHGGEAGVMRRTSYSRGIKKEKLLKESEKGEGLLNGTLLKSLYSNEIQSNADSPVSQAEPLKVKPGDITQPADITQPEEISTEPGSDQAGFVPQHGEKGGSSERFTLVRPQQAGEFSLKTQIERRKTSLYFCSKSTKEAPSPPRRKAFRKWTPPRSPFNLVQETLFHDPWKLLIATIFLNKTSGKMAIPVLWQFLDRYPSPEVTRSTDWTEIAELLKPLGLNELRAKAMVKFSG